A segment of the Branchiostoma floridae strain S238N-H82 chromosome 10, Bfl_VNyyK, whole genome shotgun sequence genome:
GCTCTCCTGGGCAGTTGTCCTGgacaaaatataaaaacaatatcaacttTTGTTCCTTGCTAAAGCCATAAAATGAAAACTATATATGCATATTTCCGTGTAACTTAAACCCCGATATAACCACACTGCAACAGTGCAaggtatacaggcttttcattgacgtcacacTAATTATCAAACGAATCCTACGACGACCATGTTGGTGGTTAATTGAATCAAGCAGTAGCATCTTGGTGTGGTTAACAAACGTACGCTGTAATCTAaaatggcgcagatgacgtcaaatgaaaagcctgtattatTCCTGGCCTGGTTAAACTAACTCAGTGGATGGCTTAATCGCTATCTTATTGCCTCTAGCATTTTTTCTTTATGTAGCTTCCACACAGGAACAGCTAAAAGAAGGTAATGTACCTACCAAGATGCATGTCTCATTTCCACATGAGATGGGGGCATCGGAGAAACCGTCCATGTCACCATCACGTCCACAGACCAGGCCATCACTCGAGCCCACCCATCCATTAGCACACTGGAGAAATGTAGAATTGCATTTTTTATGATTAgatttactagtattttatcatattatatcaCGATATTTATCTAGAGCTTTTAATGAGGATTTCTCGACGATGCAAGACATTAGCTACATAAAGATTGTCTCTGACAGAGTATAACACACCTTGCAGCGGAAGCTCCCACTAACAAGATGGCAGTCGGCACAAGGTGACTCATCTCCCACACAATCTGAAAAGGAAAAATATAATAATTCTAGCGCATTGAAATATTGGTGTCATTGATTGAGAATACCCTTCTAttcatttcacatttttcttATGTAATTAGGATTTGACAACTTACGGGCTGTGCAGTCTGCGATGTCCTTCGCTCCTCTGAAGACGGCGTTTGTTCCAGCAGGACAAAACTTGCAGGAAGACTGTCCTTCCTCGTCCTGGTACTCCTGGTAGTCACACTTCACACAGGATGTGTTGTCAGCCGGTTTGAATGTCCCTTTGGGACATTCCACTTGAATCGACAGGAAATACAAATAAGGTATCGATTAGGTTATCGAAATAGTTCTATTCGAACATGTACGATGACAACTGTAGTTAAATAATGTATTGGAATTTAGCTATACTTACGGCAGTAAGCGGAGAAGTTCTCAATCACAGTCATTTGCCCGTCTTGGCAGTCAGCTTCGAATGCTGGTGGGGCCGTCATTGCAAAATACAAGCCTTCTGCACGTCTGCCGTCTATGGTCATGCTGAAACACAAGGTATCGTGCCTTTAATGTACAGAGTGTAGAATTTCTGTCGCTAGAGTAAAGTGAAAAATGTACCAGATACTGTTGTTAAAGATATGGTTGTTAGAATTTGATTCACATACAAGAATTCTCCAGAGTAGATTTTGTCTTCAATCTCGTAGGCAGTGCCTCCGAGAAGAAACATGAGATCGCCCTGATCCACAGCCGTGATCTGGTCAGCTGGCAGGGTGCTGACGGCGACGATGTCAAACTGCACAACAAAACCAGGGCCAGATCTGGGGTATGCTACAGACCGCGTAGTGCTGCCACATGCCACGTTGACGTTCTCAATGTTGCACGTTCCTGATCCCGAGGTTGCTGCTCCATCAAGTGTGTTGAACAGGCGCTCGAACATCTGTATGATGTTGGCATTGTTGCTTTGGCAGTCTCCGTCGAAATAGAAATCCACCTCACTCTTTTGTCGAGGGTATCCTGTGTAATGTGACCCTAGAGAAACAAGAAAACCACATTAGGACGCGGTcacaggtcgtgcgatcgtcgtacgatcgctaaatTCGGGCATTTCggagaacaaaaatgtacatcctCTGCCAATTTTAACTTTCTTAGTACACGTAATACTGTTTTGTTTCCATGTatgtggttggttctgtcacagcctgcttagaAATCCTATGGCatgaaaatcgtacgacgattgcacgacctatgtgatACCCTTTACGATATGTTACGCTCACAGATAATCGAAGATGAGCCTTTCAATTTATCATATCACCTCTACAATTAAGGGGCTGATAGTTATATCTATGAATAAATTCAATCTATTATGCCTGTGTAAGAGTTAGagatattgtgtttttttatcaacTGATGACAGAACGAAACACTGACAAAGTGTTTTGAATGAATCGTAAATGATAAACACGTTACTTACTCGAACAGTCCGGCCAGGGTGCGTTTTCCGTCAGCCTATCGGGACATGTTGTCCGGCCCAGCTCATGCCACTGACCCGCCAGGTCGCAGCTGTAACCGTCAGCAGGTGTGCAGGCGAACTCGTGTTGGGATTCGCAGGCGACTGTGCAGAACTGCCCGCCGCTGGTGGTAGCAGCACAGGTGGCGGAGCCGTGCTCAGGTGGTGGGAAGTCCTCACTGCATGGGGCtgagggaatgaatgaatgaatgaatgaatgaatgaatgaatgaatgaatgaatgaatgaatgaatgaatgaatgaatgaatgaatgaatgaatgaatgaatgaatgaatgaatgaatgaatgaattttattgctcaacaatcgcatagggtacaatgtatggcaattaataacaactaatagctatacagacaatagtactaagaggctacatacaaagcaacaacaaaacattatcgagtaaaagtacagttatgtatgattaatctggtctcgcatttggaatacattataaagaaactggcctacgtagacggatatatgagttgaacatgagagcaatacatggaaaatatcgctttctgtACCAacaagagagatgtgtgttttggttctaatattcttaaacaatgtttctctctctttactgtaggtaggacatttcataacaaagtcgaattcatcttctatattttcatgacatgtaggacacagtctctgagtggctggtgtgtttcggtgacgacctttttcaatttctaaacaatgtgcacCTATTCTTagttttgtaatgctgtatctaaatggtctattatgaattgatttgagatattcttccataccaaagtgtttttttgACTTTCGAATAtgtttttagtttgttggtgcttttgagctgttccctccagccagaaagaaacgtgtcttttagacgctctttgaatatgttcccaaagtgtttggcattaacagcgggattgagccaaacattttggaacccatgtctGCATAAAATGTCCTGAACGTGAGTAGCCAAGTCATGTTCTTCGACTGAAGTGTCGTAAGCCTTTTTAACAATCCTATCATTTGGTAGAGTGTGCAATCTTAACGAGTATTTAATCAGATGTGTTTGACTGTCAACGGATAAAGGAAATACTCCTAATTCACCTCTTACGGCGGCATTGACAGAGCTTTTCGGtacatgaagtaaaattttgcagaaatttaagagtacgtattctaagtcaggtatttcatatgagatttttggttgttctattgttatattctggttcctaaacaaagtgTCTGACTGGTATATCACGTTCGGTTTgtcactgtatttcttgaatCGGACAAGAATGGGACGAATATAAATAGTCGAGgcttctgatatatttcccagACGATAGACTCTAAGTATATCAACTTCTGATCCCAATATCGGACGGATGCTCTAGTCgtttcattttgacattccGGAATGCCTTTGAATATTAGATCTCTGCATTGTGCATTTATTCCAGTGAGCTCACTACAATAAAGTAGGATGGGTTTAACCAGACTGTTAAACAGATCAATAGCTAGGGAAATCGAGGGGTTGGAATTAGATGATAagaatgatttcaatttgaacGAGGCCCATAGTGCTTTCATTCTTAACTGTTTTATGGCTCGACTAAAAGATCCTGAAGGTCTTATGTCCACTCCTAGGTAGGTATAAAAGTTTGTTATCTCTATAGTTTAACCCTGAGATGTGAAAGGTGACTGTTTGTTATTGACTGTCCGCCCATTTTTGGagaagatcattacttttgttttgttcttattgATTGATAATTTCCACAGAGAGCAAAATTGGTCCAGTGCCCTCAAGCTTTCTTTTAGGCCTGATTCTAATTTCGATACAAGTACAAGatcatcagcccaaaatatgCTATTTACAGGAGTATCTTTTAAGAATAGGGAGTCACAAGATATTGGATTTAATAGGGCAGGGAAATCGTTAATATAAAGGTTAAAAAGGAGGGGACTTATGTTACAACCTTGATCTTTCCCCGCAGAATGACTGGAAGTATGGTGACATGCCGTTTGGGGTTTTAACGCAATATCCTATGTTTTGATACATTGATTTTATAAGTCTAAAAAAGTTACCTCCTATCCCTAGAGATAAAATTTTATAGAATAGTCCGTTTCGCCATACCGAATCAAAAGCTTTTCGGAATGGATTTTAGAATATTGCACTAAACGGAATATCATTGTACAGTAATAAGTGACCTAAAAGACTAGTGAATCGCATGGTGAAAGACAGCACAAGACAGGGTCCGAAAGAGAACTAGGTTATTATTCCAAAGACGAATGAGTATCCTTTAGTGTAAGAATCTCTATGCTTTAGAGTATTTGGCAATATACATAGCTTTAATTTTGCCAAGCACAATATATTCCAAAGATCATGTATGGTAAGCCAGAATACAAAACATcagtaggtggcgcttctggtcggtaggtggcgcttctcGAAGCTGGTCATGTCGTGAACTCGCTCTCGAGAAATCTTCGTAAAACTGCCCATATTTTGTAACAACTAAGTCATCCTATCGTCATCAACTATCTAACTTGCGTTGTTATAGTTGTGGAACATCCCGATCGCTGTTTTGTGTGAATTTCGTTCGTCCTTGTACGAAATTTTCGAGGTTATAGCGACGACACCGGCAGCTGGGGAGGGCAAGCAGGCTTCCCTTTGTCTACTCACGGTATCAGTGTAAACAAAGGCCAGCCGACTAGCGTCGATTTTGCACTTTGCGATTTTCTCAACCAATCGCGATCTATTCATTCGTTTGTCCTGATTCTTTTTATTGTCCTTTATTGTATGTTGCAACACCTTGAGCCGATCCTGTACAGCGTCTGAAGTCTTGAGGAGGAGCCCTCCCATAACTGACGCaacggaaggaaggaaggaaggaaggacgcCGGAAGATCGTGAACGTAGTAACGCAGCGATGGCAGCCCTTGGACTTGTAAGCAGCTTGAAAGACAAAATCCTGGACAGACTGTCGCAGTTTGAAAGTCACCAGGACAATCCACCCTGGCAGGCAGATCGGATCGCCGAAATTGCAACAGACAATGCCTCCCACACCCTGGAAGCATTGAAGCAGGTACGCCAGGAGTTATTTGACAGCATCGATCGACTTCCTAGCAAACCTGATGACCTTTCTGATGGCAGGTTAGTGAGGCGCAACAAGAACACTTTCCAGCGTTTTACCCTCATTAAAGACATCATTGCGTTGTTTAATTTCACAAATTCTGGTGAAGTCAGCAAAGAACTGAAGGACTGTATACGTCCCTGCCAGGATACCGGTCTGACACATGATAGTGAAGATTCTACATCGTCAACGAGGAAGGCACCCGATATGATTGTCATACCCGAGGATGACCCAGATCCAGCTCCTCccaatgtttgttttctctGTGGAACAACAAACAGTTCCGAATCAAACCACCTGTCGCAGATATGCGAACCGCATTCCATTCACCTGCGATGTATATGTGGGCCGTGTAGAATTCTCCCAGAGACCGTTAAGAGTCTAGCTGAGAGGTTAAAGAAGCTTGAAGACCTAGCACCTGCAAACGGACGGAATGAAAGTGACTTCCAGGATGATCTGACTCGGGAGGTTCAGAGGCTCCGAGATGAAAAAGCCTCTCTTCTAAAAGTCATCCAGGTACTTACTGACGAGAAGATCGATGGAGATAGATCCTCTGAATGGCGACAGGTGAAGGGAGGCCAAGCACCACGGCGACAGGACAAGCGGAGTGCTACTGAGGAAACTTTCATAACATCTAACAGATTCTCACTGCTAGATTGCACCGACGGTGAACAGGAAACGCCCTCGGAAGAATGTGACGCAAGCCCAGCCGATGAACATAACCAGATTGCGTCATataggaaacaacaacaacgacaatTCTACAAGACCAAGGCACCGAAGAAAACTGTGATCATTGGAGATTCTATGATCAAAGGTCTCAAGCCGAGCAAAATGTCTAAGAACAGGAATGTGAAATGCTTCACACACCGCGGTGCTCGTGTTGAACAGCTGATGTCCCCGTCTAGCAGAATTGTGTCGTCTGAAACTCCCGACACTGTTATCCTACACGCTGGTACCAACAACAGTAGTGACTCCGTTCAAGTGATTATTGAGAAAACACGCAACCTGTCGTCAACTCTACAGGACACAGGTGTGCGGAGGATCGCGGTATCCGGTGTTATCTCGCGGGCAGACACGGACCCTGAACGGACTCACCTGATCAACCTGGGATTGGCAAGAATGTGCAAGGCAAATGACTGGAATTTCAATGACAATAGTAACATCGGACCCTACTACATATGCCATGATGGTGTACACCTGAACAGTCAGGGAACTATTCAGCTGGCCAGAAACCTGATTAGTTTCATCAGGGGCGAGAACCAACCCAGAGTCCGCCTTGGAACGTCTTACTCCGACGCCACGAGGACTACAGCATCGGTGGATTTTCGAGGACGGGGAGCCCCCAGCAGCAGATGGAAGGTCCGCACGGCAGAGCAGACACGGCTGCTGAGACTGGCCGAGACAATGTGGGACTAAGTACTAGAAGTCTTCCATCTTTTTTGCTTAGTAATGCTCGATCATTGTTGAATAAGATGGATGATTTGTCTGATTCTTTGAATAGTTATGGGATTGATATAGCCGTAATTTCTGAAACTTGGTTTACTCATGAACACCCTTCGGAATGTACACATATTGATGGCTTTAACCTTTTCTCTATATGTCGTAAGGAAAGCCGTGGTGGGGGTGTTGCTATATATGTTAATGATTCCATACATGCTGAGATCATAGACTTCATAGAAATACCTACAGAACTTGAATGTCTGTGGGTATGGGCTAAGCCCTTTTGGCTACCACGTTCCATTGCAAATATTGCCATTTGTGCTGTTTATAATCCTCCGGCGTCACCCAGCCAAGAATTGTTACGTAGACACATTATTGATAGCATTGATAAGATTAATACTAGGTACCCACTTGCAGGAATTTGTGTTTTAGGAGATTTTAATAGATGTGATATTAGCAATATTCTTAATGGAGCCCAGCTAAAACAGCTGGTCAGACAGCCTACTAGGGGAGAAGCCATTCTTGATTTAATTATTACCAATTTGAAGCCATTTTACCAAATTCCTAGGATTGAGGAGCCCTTAGGAATGAGCGACCACAATACTGTGTTATGGTTTCCCAGTGACTACAAAGCTATCAATACGAAAACGAGGTCAAAAATTCGCCCTTTTAAGGACTACGAGGTCCGCTCTTTTGGACGGTGGATTTACTCCCACCCGTGGATTGAAGTTTTTGATGCCCACGACATCCAAACTAAAGCTAATATTTTCTATAAAACTCTCCAAAGTAGAATAGACCATCATTTCCCTATGAAATCTGTCGTTAAACATAATACTGATAAGGAATGGATTACTCCCCATATCAAATCACTTATTAAGAAGAGACAGCAAGCTTTTCACTCTGGCAATATGGCATTGTATAGAAAGCTAAGAAACAGGGTAAATCGACTGTGTAT
Coding sequences within it:
- the LOC118424500 gene encoding uncharacterized protein LOC118424500 isoform X1 codes for the protein MAALGLVSSLKDKILDRLSQFESHQDNPPWQADRIAEIATDNASHTLEALKQDTGLTHDSEDSTSSTRKAPDMIVIPEDDPDPAPPNVCFLCGTTNSSESNHLSQICEPHSIHLRCICGPCRILPETVKSLAERLKKLEDLAPANGRNESDFQDDLTREVQRLRDEKASLLKVIQVLTDEKIDGDRSSEWRQVKGGQAPRRQDKRSATEETFITSNRFSLLDCTDGEQETPSEECDASPADEHNQIASYRKQQQRQFYKTKAPKKTVIIGDSMIKGLKPSKMSKNRNVKCFTHRGARVEQLMSPSSRIVSSETPDTVILHAGTNNSSDSVQVIIEKTRNLSSTLQDTGVRRIAVSGVISRADTDPERTHLINLGLARMCKANDWNFNDNSNIGPYYICHDGVHLNSQGTIQLARNLISFIRGENQPRVRLGTSYSDATRTTASVDFRGRGAPSSRWKVRTAEQTRLLRLAETMWD
- the LOC118424500 gene encoding uncharacterized protein LOC118424500 isoform X2, encoding MIVIPEDDPDPAPPNVCFLCGTTNSSESNHLSQICEPHSIHLRCICGPCRILPETVKSLAERLKKLEDLAPANGRNESDFQDDLTREVQRLRDEKASLLKVIQVLTDEKIDGDRSSEWRQVKGGQAPRRQDKRSATEETFITSNRFSLLDCTDGEQETPSEECDASPADEHNQIASYRKQQQRQFYKTKAPKKTVIIGDSMIKGLKPSKMSKNRNVKCFTHRGARVEQLMSPSSRIVSSETPDTVILHAGTNNSSDSVQVIIEKTRNLSSTLQDTGVRRIAVSGVISRADTDPERTHLINLGLARMCKANDWNFNDNSNIGPYYICHDGVHLNSQGTIQLARNLISFIRGENQPRVRLGTSYSDATRTTASVDFRGRGAPSSRWKVRTAEQTRLLRLAETMWD